Proteins encoded together in one Tripterygium wilfordii isolate XIE 37 chromosome 14, ASM1340144v1, whole genome shotgun sequence window:
- the LOC120014272 gene encoding glycine-rich cell wall structural protein-like, whose amino-acid sequence MGKLPKYVVVLALMCVLVVGIAESRKLSETNGVFEEDHGLGGGHGFGGGAGGGIGGGVGGGAGGGKGGGFGGGAGGGIGGGAGGGIGGGVGGGAGGGKGGGFGGGAGGGIGGGAGGGAGGGFGGGAGGGKGGGIGGGAGGGKGGGIGGGAGGGIGGGAGGGFGGGAGGGKGGGIGGGAGGGKGGGIGGGAGGGKGGGIGGGAGGGSGGGIGGGAGGGKGGGIGGGAGGGSGGGIGGGAGGGKGGGIGGGAGGGSGGGIGGGAGGGKGGGIGGGAGGGSGGGIGGGAGGGIGGGAGGGKGGGIGGGAGGGSGGGIGGGGGGGGGAGGGIGGGAGGGSGGGIGGGAGGGSGGGIGGGSGGGIGGGAGGGFGGGSGGGIGGGAGGGKGGGIGGGAGGGFGGGIGGGAGGGKGGGIGGGGGIGGGA is encoded by the coding sequence ATGGGGAAGCTTCCCAAGTATGTTGTAGTACTTGCATTGATGTGTGTTTTGGTCGTGGGGATAGCTGAGTCTAGAAAGCTGAGTGAGACCAATGGGGTTTTTGAGGAAGATCATGGGTTAGGAGGTGGTCATGGCTTTGGTGGTGGAGCAGGTGGAGGAATAGGAGGAGGTGTAGGCGGTGGAGCTGGAGGAGGAAAAGGTGGAGGATTTGGTGGTGGTGCTGGTGGAGGAATAGGAGGTGGAGCAGGTGGAGGAATAGGAGGAGGTGTAGGCGGTGGAGCTGGAGGAGGAAAAGGTGGAGGATTTGGTGGTGGTGCTGGTGGAGGAATAGGAGGTGGAGCTGGAGGTGGCGCTGGAGGAGGATTTGGTGGTGGAGCTGGTGGTGGAAAAGGTGGAGGCATTGGCGGTGGAGCAGGTGGAGGAAAAGGTGGGGGAATAGGCGGGGGAGCTGGTGGAGGAATAGGAGGTGGCGCTGGAGGAGGATTTGGTGGTGGAGCTGGTGGTGGCAAAGGTGGAGGCATTGGCGGTGGAGCTGGTGGAGGAAAAGGTGGGGGAATAGGCGGGGGAGCTGGTGGAGGCAAGGGTGGAGGAATAGGTGGTGGTGCCGGAGGAGGTTCTGGGGGAGGCATTGGAGGTGGAGCTGGTGGAGGTAAAGGTGGAGGAATAGGCGGTGGAGCTGGAGGTGGTTCAGGTGGAGGCATTGGAGGTGGAGCTGGTGGAGGTAAAGGTGGAGGAATAGGCGGTGGAGCTGGAGGTGGTTCAGGTGGAGGCATTGGAGGTGGAGCTGGTGGAGGTAAAGGTGGAGGAATAGGCGGTGGAGCTGGAGGTGGTTCAGGTGGAGGCATAGGTGGTGGAGCTGGTGGTGGCATTGGCGGTGGAGCTGGTGGAGGCAAGGGTGGGGGAATAGGTGGTGGTGCTGGAGGAGGTTCTGGTGGAGGCattggaggtggaggtggaggtggaggtggagctgGTGGAGGAATAGGCGGCGGAGCTGGAGGTGGTTCAGGTGGAGGCATAGGTGGTGGAGCTGGAGGTGGTTCTGGTGGAGGAATAGGTGGTGGGTCTGGAGGAGGCATTGGCGGTGGAGCTGGAGGTGGTTTTGGTGGAGGATCAGGAGGTGGCATTGGCGGAGGAGCTGGTGGAGGCAAGGGTGGAGGAATAGGTGGTGGTGCTGGAGGAGGTTTTGGTGGAGGCATTGGCGGTGGAGCTGGTGGAGGCAAAGGAGGAGGAATAGGTGGTGGTGGGGGAATAGGTGGTGGTGCATAG
- the LOC120014355 gene encoding phytochrome B-like codes for MASSSRAAHSHHQTVNTTESMSKAIAQYTMDARLHAVFEQSGESGKSFDYSQSVRTTNQSVPEQEITGYLSKIQRGGHIQPFGCMIAVDEPTFRVIAYSENAREMLGLTPQSVPTLEKPEILTIGTDVRSLFTPSCGILLEKAFGAREITLLNPIWIHSKNSGKPFYAILHRIDVGIVIDLEPYIGTEDPALSIAGAVQSQKLAVLAISQLQSLQGGDIKLLCDTVVESVRDLTGYDRVMVYKFHEDEHGEVVAESKRPDLEPYIGLHYPATDIPQASRFLFKQNRVRTIVDCHALPVRVIQDDGLMQPLCLVGSTLRAPHGCHAQYMENMGSMASLAMAVVINGNDEEVIGGRNTTRLWGLVVCHHTSARCIPFPLRYACEFLMQAFGLQLNMELQLAAQLMEKHVLKTRTLLCDMLLRDSPTGIVTQSPSIMDLVKCDGAALHYQGNYYPLGVTPTEAQIKDIVGWLLDFHGDSTGLSTDSLADAGYPGAALLGDAVCGMAVAYITNRDFLFWFRSHTAKEIKWGGAKHHPEDKDDGQRMHPRSSFKAFLEVVKSRSLPWENGEMDAIHSLQLILRDSFKNAEASNSKAVVQPQVGEQELQGMDELSSVAREMVRLIETATAPIFAVDTDGCVNGWNAKTAELTGLSIEEAMGKSLVHDLVYKEYQEAVDKLLSRALRGEEDKNVEIKLRTFGSENGNKAVYVVVNACTSKDYTNNIVGVCFVGQDVTGQKIVMDKFINIQGDYKAIVHSPNPLIPPIFTCDENTCCLEWNTAMEKLTGWTRDEIIGKMLVGEVFGSCCRLKGSDALTKFMIILHSAIGGQDTDMNDFSFFDRNGKFVQSLLTANKRVNMEGAIIGAFCFLQIASPELQQALRVQKQQEKKRFARTKELAYICQEIKNPLSGICFTSSLLMATKLTEDQKQLLESSTACEKQMLKIIQDVDLQSIDDGSLELEKSEFLLESVINAVVSQVMILLRERGLQLIRNIPEEVKTLAVYGDQVRTQQVLADFLLNMVRYAPTPEGWVEIHVCPTLKQTSPGLTLVHTEFRMVCPGEGLPPQLVQDMFHSSQWMTQEGLGLSMCRKILRLMNGDVQCIRESERCYFLVILELPMSRGGSKSIDTA; via the exons ATGGCTTCAAGTAGCAGAGCAGCACATTCGCACCACCAAACGGTGAATACGACCGAATCAATGAGCAAGGCTATTGCTCAGTACACGATGGATGCACGGCTCCACGCTGTTTTCGAGCAGTCCGGCGAGTCGGGTAAGTCGTTCGATTACTCACAGTCGGTCAGAACCACCAACCAATCCGTGCCAGAGCAGGAAATCACCGGTTACCTCTCGAAAATTCAACGTGGCGGCCATATCCAACCGTTTGGCTGTATGATTGCCGTAGATGAACCAACTTTTCGAGTTATTGCCTACAGCGAGAACGCTCGCGAGATGCTCGGTTTAACTCCCCAGTCAGTCCCCACGCTCGAAAAACCCGAGATTCTCACAATTGGCACAGATGTGCGCAGCCTCTTCACGCCTTCCTGCGGGATTTTGCTAGAGAAAGCATTTGGTGCTCGAGAAATTACTTTACTGAACCCGATTTGGATTCACTCCAAGAATTCCGGCAAACCCTTTTATGCAATTCTGCATAGGATAGATGTGGGAATCGTGATTGATTTGGAGCCTTATATTGGTACAGAGGACCCTGCTTTGTCAATTGCAGGGGCTGTACAGTCACAGAAGCTAGCGGTTCTTGCTATTTCGCAGTTACAGTCACTTCAAGGCGGTGATATTAAGCTTCTCTGTGATACTGTTGTGGAGAGTGTCAGGGATCTTACTGGCTACGATAGGGTTATGGTGTATAAGTTTCATGAAGATGAGCACGGTGAGGTTGTGGCTGAGAGCAAGAGGCCTGACTTGGAGCCTTATATTGGGCTGCATTATCCAGCGACAGatattcctcaggcatcaaggTTCTTGTTCAAGCAGAACAGAGTGAGAACAATTGTGGATTGCCATGCCTTGCCTGTTCGTGTAATTCAGGATGATGGACTTATGCAGCCTCTGTGTTTGGTTGGCTCAACGCTGCGTGCTCCTCATGGTTGTCATGCTCAATATATGGAGAATATGGGGTCAATGGCATCATTAGCCATGGCAGTTGTAATCAATGGAAATGATGAGGAAGTTATTGGTGGAAGAAATACAACGAGGCTTTGGGGTTTAGTGGTTTGCCACCACACCTCTGCTAGATGCATTCCGTTTCCTCTTCGCTATGCTTGTGAGTTTCTAATGCAGGCATTTGGACTCCAACTGAACATGGAACTGCAATTGGCGGCACAGTTGATGGAGAAACATGTTTTGAAAACTCGGACGCTCTTGTGTGATATGCTTCTTCGTGACTCACCGACTGGCATTGTTACTCAAAGCCCCAGCATAATGGACCTTGTGAAATGTGATGGGGCGGCACTTCATTACCAAGGCAATTATTACCCATTAGGAGTGACCCCGACTGAGGCTCAGATAAAGGATATTGTGGGGTGGTTGTTGGATTTTCATGGAGATTCAACGGGTTTAAGTACAGATAGTTTGGCTGATGCAGGTTACCCCGGGGCAGCCTTGCTTGGTGATGCCGTTTGTGGTATGGCTGTTGCTTATATTACTAATAGGGATTTTCTTTTCTGGTTCCGATCACATACAGCAAAAGAGATTAAATGGGGTGGTGCAAAGCATCATCCTGAGGACAAGGATGATGGACAGAGAATGCATCCCCGTTCTTCGTTCAAAGCTTTCTTGGAAGTGGTAAAGAGCAGGAGTTTGCCATGGGAGAATGGAGAAATGGACGCCATCCACTCTTTGCAGCTGATTTTGCGAGACTCATTTAAGAATGCTGAAGCtagcaattccaaggctgtTGTACAACCCCAGGTTGGGGAGCAGGAGTTGCAAGGAATGGATGAGCTCAGCTCGGTGGCTAGAGAAATGGTGAGGTTGATAGAGACTGCCACTGCACCTATCTTTGCCGTAGATACTGATGGCTGTGTAAATGGGTGGAATGCAAAGACTGCTGAGTTGACGGGGCTCTCAATAGAGGAAGCTATGGGAAAATCCTTGGTTCATGATCTTGTGTACAAGGAATACCAAGAGGCTGTTGACAAATTGCTTTCCCGTGCTTTAAGAG GTGAAGAAGATAAGAATGTAGAGATAAAATTGCGGACATTTGGTTCAGAAAATGGTAACAAGGCTGTTTATGTGGTGGTCAATGCTTGCACTAGCAAGGATTACacgaacaatattgttggaGTTTGCTTTGTCGGCCAGGATGTTACTGGTCAAAAAATCGTGATGGACAAATTCATCAACATTCAAGGTGATTACAAGGCTATAGTTCATAGCCCAAACCCTTTGATACCTCCAATATTTACTTGTGACGAAAATACATGTTGCTTGGAATGGAACACTGCAATGGAAAAGCTCACAGGATGGACCAGAGACGAAATCATCGGGAAGATGTTGGTTGGGGAGGTTTTTGGAAGTTGCTGTCGGCTCAAAGGTTCAGATGCTTTGACAAAATTCATGATTATCTTGCACAGTGCAATTGGAGGGCAGGATACAGATATGAAtgacttttctttctttgaccgtAATGGAAAATTTGTGCAATCTCTCCTGACTGCAAATAAAAGGGTCAATATGGAAGGGGCGATTATTGGAGCATTCTGTTTCTTGCAAATTGCAAGTCCCGAGTTGCAGCAAGCTCTGAGAGTCCAGAAGCAACAAGAGAAAAAACGCTTTGCAAGGACGAAAGAGTTGGCTTACATTTGCCAGGAAATAAAAAATCCTTTAAGTGGCATATGCTTTACTAGTTCACTTTTGATGGCTACGAAGTTGACTGAAGATCAAAAGCAGTTGCTTGAGAGTAGTACTGCTTGTGAGAAGCAGATGTTGAAAATTATTCAGGATGTTGATCTCCAGAGCATTGACGATGG TTCACTGGAGCTTGAGAAGTCTGAATTCCTACTTGAGAGTGTCATAAATGCTGTTGTTAGCCAAGTGATGATCTTGCTAAGGGAACGAGGTCTACAATTAATTCGTAATATTCCAGAGGAAGTCAAAACTCTAGCTGTTTATGGTGATCAAGTAAGAACTCAACAGGTTTTGGCtgattttttgttaaatatggTGCGGTATGCTCCGACACCCGAGGGTTGGGTAGAGATTCATGTTTGTCCAACATTGAAGCAAACCTCTCCTGGGCTGACTCTTGTGCACACTGAATTCAG GATGGTATGCCCTGGTGAAGGTCTTCCTCCACAGTTGGTTCAAGACATGTTTCATAGCAGCCAATGGATGACTCAAGAAGGCTTAGGGTTGAGTATGTGCAGGAAAATTTTAAGGCTCATGAATGGTGACGTTCAATGCATTAGAGAGTCCGAGAGATGCTATTTCTTAGTTATCCTCGAACTTCCTATGTCTCGAGGAGGGTCAAAGAGCATAGACACAGCTTAG
- the LOC120014062 gene encoding probable enoyl-CoA hydratase 1, peroxisomal: MNSKSQPENLILVTREPNGIASVTINRPKSLNSLTQAMIENLARAFKSLDMDEAVRVIILSGSGRAFCSGVDLTAAEGVFKGNVKDEEINVVIQMERCRKPIIGAINGFAVTAGFEIALACDILVVSKGAKFLDTHARFGIFPSWGLSQKLSRMIGANKAREASLAAVPITSEQAERWGLVNHVVEEGELFKKAREVAEAIIKNNQDLVLRYKSVINDGLKLDLGSALALEKKRAHDYYNGMTKEQFLRMQEFIAGRSSKKPSSKL, encoded by the exons ATGAATTCGAAATCCCAACCAGAAAACCTCATCCTCGTGACTCGGGAACCAAACGGTATCGCTTCCGTGACGATCAATCGCCCTAAGTCGCTCAACTCCTTGACCCAGGCGATGATAGAGAACTTGGCCCGAGCCTTCAAGAGCCTAGACATGGATGAGGCGGTTCGGGTGATAATTCTGTCAGGATCGGGTCGGGCGTTCTGTTCGGGTGTGGATTTGACGGCCGCTGAGGGTGTTTTCAAAGGAAACGTGAAGGACGAGGAGATTAACGTGGTGATCCAGATGGAGCGGTGTAGAAAGCCAATAATCGGAGCAATTAATGGCTTCGCGGTGACGGCCGGGTTCGAGATCGCGCTTGCTTGCGACATCTTGGTTGTTTCTAAAGGCGCCAAATTCCTGGACACTCACGCCAG GTTTGGGATATTTCCTTCTTGGGGTCTCTCCCAGAAGCTTTCGCGCATGATAGGAGCAAACAAGGCTCGGGAAGCATCACTAGCAGCTGTGCCCATAACTTCAGAGCAAGCTGAGAGATGGGGCTTGGTGAACCATGTTGTTGAAGAAGGCGAATTGTTTAAAAAGGCCCGAGAAGTTGCTGAGGCAATAATTAAAAACAATCAAGACTTGGTGTTGAGATACAAGTCAGTTATTAATGATGGCCTGAAGCTGGATCTGGGCAGTGCTCTCGCACTAGAAAAG AAAAGGGCACATGACTACTACAATGGAATGACCAAAGAGCAGTTTCTGAGGATGCAGGAATTCATTGCTGGCCGGAGCTCGAAGAAACCTTCGTCCAAGTTGTAG